One Scylla paramamosain isolate STU-SP2022 chromosome 7, ASM3559412v1, whole genome shotgun sequence DNA window includes the following coding sequences:
- the LOC135101835 gene encoding uncharacterized protein LOC135101835, which yields MFGGFECNEEGNNVFANLKMLEKSLIGVGCPAHILNNCVHHGAERMDIDIENIINKIYQHFHIYTVRSEKLKEYCEFAEVEYRKLLSHSKSRWLSLFPGITRLIEMFPALKSFLSQEQPPTVIKKFFENEMSEIYLWHMHSLMAVFHTHVQTIEKESNSVVEVLTNLESVCKVLAQRKNQHFMSLKVKGLITQKRTEGKEEECNRFCVEVVNLYNRCSEYLAKWMKPLEEFSCFKWMVLSEMPNWTDVEPCVVYLIDKGIELDDVKCFDQVCNLRQFVERNKNDEDFSKLPAHKKWTRYFEASKNIECHSELLRIAQFFFAVTSHNANVERVFSLMQSQRTKERNKLSVDTMKGILTVQYNY from the coding sequence ATGTTTGGAGGATTCGAATGTAACGAAGAAGGGAATAATGTGTTTGCAAATCTGAAGATGTTGGAAAAGTCATTGATTGGAGTAGGTTGCCCAGCACATATTCTGAATAACTGTGTTCATCATGGAGCAGAAAGAATGGATATTGATATTGAAAATATTATCAATAAGATTTATCAGCATTTTCATATCTACACAGTTCGCTCTGAAAAACTAAAGGAGTATTGTGAATTTGCTGAGGTTGAGTACAGGAAGCTTCTCTCTCATAGTAAGAGTCGTTGGCTGTCACTATTTCCTGGCATCACAAGGCTGATAGAGATGTTTCCTGCTCTTAAGTCCTTTCTTTCACAAGAGCAACCaccaacagtaataaaaaaattctttgaaaatgaaatgagtgaGATTTACCTCTGGCACATGCACTCTTTAATGGCTGTATTTcacacacacgttcaaacaattgaaaaggaaagtaacTCTGTTGTAGAAGTGCTGACAAATTTGGAGTCTGTGTGTAAAGTACTTGCACAAAGAAAGAACCAGCATTTCATGTCTTTAAAAGTTAAAGGACTAATTACTCAGAAGcgcacagaaggaaaagaagaagagtgtaACAGGTTCTGTGTTGAAGTAGTTAACCTGTACAACAGATGCTCAGAGTACTTAGCTAAGTGGATGAAACCACTGGAAGAGTTCTCTTGTTTCAAGTGGATGGTCTTGAGTGAAATGCCAAACTGGACTGATGTGGAACCTTGTGTTGTATACTTGATAGACAAGGGAATAGAGCTTGATGATGTAAAGTGCTTTGACCAAGTTTGTAACTTGAGGCAGTTTGtagaaaggaacaagaatgaTGAAGACTTCAGTAAATTACCAGCACATAAAAAATGGACCAGATACTTTGAAGCATCAAAGAATATTGAATGCCACTCAGAACTGCTCAGAATTGCACAATTCTTTTTTGCTGTAACATCCCACAATGCTAATGTGGAGCGAGTCTTTTCGCTGATGCAAAGTCAgcggacgaaggaaaggaacaagctGAGTGTTGATACAATGAAAGGTATTCTGACTGTACAGTACAACTACTGA